In Danaus plexippus chromosome 6, MEX_DaPlex, whole genome shotgun sequence, a single window of DNA contains:
- the LOC133320870 gene encoding ornithine aminotransferase, mitochondrial-like isoform X3 → MAQQKLSSKEIFVLEDQYGCRNYAPLPVALCRGEGVFVWDVEGKKYFDFLSAYSAVNQGHCHPRIVKALKEQADQLTLVSRAFYSDQLGKYEKFMTELLGYDRLLPMNTGVEGGESACKIARKWGYDVKKIPKDQAKIIFAENNFWGRTLSAVSSSSDPTCYEGFGPYMPCFQMIPYNNIPALEKALQDTTVAAFMVEPIQGEAGVIIPDDGYLRKVRELCTKYNVLWIADEVQTGLGRTGKLLAVQHEGVKPDILILGKALSGGVLPVSAVLANNDVMGVITPGTHGSTYGGNPLACAVATEAIKVLLEEKLPENAERLCKVFREELEKIPKSKVVAIRGRGLMFAIDVHASIGAYDVCLRLKEAGLLAKPTHGQTIRLAPPLVITEKQIREGAAIIQKVFQKY, encoded by the exons gagTGTTTGTATGGGATGTGGAAGGCAAGAAGTATTTCGACTTCTTGAGTGCTTACTCTGCAGTGAACCAGGGACATTGTCACCCAAGAATCGTAAAGGCGCTAAAGGAACAGGCTGACCAACTAACACTAGTGTCAAG aGCGTTTTACTCTGACCAATTGGGTAAATATGAGAAATTTATGACAGAGCTATTAGGCTATGATCGTCTGCTGCCAATGAACACAGGAGTTGAAGGTGGGGAGAGCGCTTGCAAGATAGCCAGGAAATGGGGATATGACGTCAAGAAAATACCAAAAGATCAGGCAAAG ATAATTTTCGCCGAGAACAACTTCTGGGGTCGCACGTTGTCCGCGGTGTCATCTTCGTCGGACCCCACTTGCTACGAGGGTTTCGGTCCTTACATGCCGTGTTTCCAGATGATACCCTACAATAATATACCTGCTCTAGAG AAAGCCCTCCAAGATACGACAGTAGCGGCTTTCATGGTGGAACCGATCCAAGGAGAGGCTGGTGTTATAATTCCAGACGATGGTTATCTCAGGAAGGTTCGAGAGCTTTGCACTAAATACAACGTCCTCTGGATCGCAGATGAAGTTCAGACTGGACttg GTCGTACTGGCAAATTATTGGCGGTACAACACGAGGGAGTGAAGCCGGACATTTTAATCCTCGGGAAGGCTTTGAGTGGTGGAGTCTTGCCGGTATCCGCTGTTTTAGCTAACAATGATGTCATGGGG GTTATAACGCCGGGTACACACGGGTCAACGTATGGCGGAAATCCTCTTGCGTGTGCTGTAGCTACTGAGGCTATTaag gtaCTGTTGGAAGAAAAGTTACCAGAGAATGCTGAGAGGCTGTGTAAGGTGTTCCGCGAGGAATTGGAAAAGATTCCTAAATCAAAAGTAGTGGCGATTAGAGGAAGAGGACTCATGTTTGCCATCGATGTTCACGCGA GTATTGGCGCGTATGACGTATGCCTGCGACTGAAGGAAGCCGGTCTCTTAGCGAAACCAACACACGGACAAACGATAAGACTCGCACCACCACTAGTTATAACGGAGAAACAAATAAGAGAAGGAGCTGCTATCATACAAAAAGTTTTCCAGAAATATTAA
- the LOC133318708 gene encoding trans-1,2-dihydrobenzene-1,2-diol dehydrogenase-like isoform X2, which yields MGKQLNWGVAGVGMIAHDFLTAMASLSPEQHKVTAVAGKDLDRVYRLATLHNISTAYEGYDAIAADNTIDIVFVSVLNLQHYEVTKLMLENGKHVLCEKPMGMTYKQTKSLVDLAREKKLFLLEGMWSRFFPAYDALDKHITSGGLGDIYHINVQFGVEINDIERNLMKDLGGGVVLDLGIYMLQLLQFIYKEPPTDIMCTGHLSKTGVDESMSCALKYKDGRTATIAAHTRAALANRAEINGTKGTIHLDYFWCPTVLHISAANSTEWTLPKGKYKFHFHNSAGLAYQIQECWDCINNGLLESPKMNLDESVLLSKLCDTMRTQLGVLDS from the exons ATGGGCAAGCAATTAAATTGGGGTGTAGCCGGAGTTGGGATGATCGCTCATGACTTCCTAACAGCGATGGCGTCTCTGTCGCCTGAACAGCACAAGGTTACAGCTGTGGCTGGTAAAGACTTGGATCGTGTTTACAGATTGGCAACGCTCCATAATATTAGCACTGCCTATGAAGGCTACGATGCGATCGCAGCGGACAACACAATTG ACATTGTTTTCGTCAGCGTTTTAAACTTGCAACATTACGAAGTAACAAAGCTAATGTTAGAGAATGGTAAACACGTTTTATGTGAGAAACCTATGGGCATGACATATAAACAAACGAAATCCCTAGTGGATTTAGCGCgggaaaaaaaactgtttcttCTCGAAGGGATGTGGTCTAGGTTCTTCCCGGCTTACGACGCTTTGGACAAGCACATCACTAGCGGCGGCTTGGGTgacatatatcatataaatgtgCAATTCGGTGTggaaattaatgatattgaaAGGAATct GATGAAAGATTTGGGCGGCGGCGTTGTGTTGGATTTAGGTATATACATGTTACAATTGCTGCAATTCATATACAAGGAACCGCCGACAGATATTATGTGTACCGGGCATTTGAGTAAGACCGGGGTTGACGAATCAATGTCCTGCgcattaaaatacaaagacGGTAGAACGGCTACCATCGCGGCGCATACGAGGGCAGCGCTCGCTAACAGAGCGGAAATAAATGGTACTAAAGGAACCATACAC CTGGACTATTTTTGGTGTCCAACTGTTTTGCACATATCAGCAGCGAATAGTACCGAATGGACGTTGCCGAAGGGCAAATACAAGTTTCATTTCCACAACAGCGCTGGACTTGCTTACCAGATACAAGAATGTTGGGATTGTATTAACAACG gttTGCTCGAGAGTCCGAAGATGAATTTAGACGAGAGTGTACTTTTATCTAAACTCTGTGACACAATGAGAACACAACTGGGAGTGCTTGACTCCTAG
- the LOC133318708 gene encoding trans-1,2-dihydrobenzene-1,2-diol dehydrogenase-like isoform X1: MPEQVTMGKQLNWGVAGVGMIAHDFLTAMASLSPEQHKVTAVAGKDLDRVYRLATLHNISTAYEGYDAIAADNTIDIVFVSVLNLQHYEVTKLMLENGKHVLCEKPMGMTYKQTKSLVDLAREKKLFLLEGMWSRFFPAYDALDKHITSGGLGDIYHINVQFGVEINDIERNLMKDLGGGVVLDLGIYMLQLLQFIYKEPPTDIMCTGHLSKTGVDESMSCALKYKDGRTATIAAHTRAALANRAEINGTKGTIHLDYFWCPTVLHISAANSTEWTLPKGKYKFHFHNSAGLAYQIQECWDCINNGLLESPKMNLDESVLLSKLCDTMRTQLGVLDS; the protein is encoded by the exons atGCCTGAACAAGTAAct ATGGGCAAGCAATTAAATTGGGGTGTAGCCGGAGTTGGGATGATCGCTCATGACTTCCTAACAGCGATGGCGTCTCTGTCGCCTGAACAGCACAAGGTTACAGCTGTGGCTGGTAAAGACTTGGATCGTGTTTACAGATTGGCAACGCTCCATAATATTAGCACTGCCTATGAAGGCTACGATGCGATCGCAGCGGACAACACAATTG ACATTGTTTTCGTCAGCGTTTTAAACTTGCAACATTACGAAGTAACAAAGCTAATGTTAGAGAATGGTAAACACGTTTTATGTGAGAAACCTATGGGCATGACATATAAACAAACGAAATCCCTAGTGGATTTAGCGCgggaaaaaaaactgtttcttCTCGAAGGGATGTGGTCTAGGTTCTTCCCGGCTTACGACGCTTTGGACAAGCACATCACTAGCGGCGGCTTGGGTgacatatatcatataaatgtgCAATTCGGTGTggaaattaatgatattgaaAGGAATct GATGAAAGATTTGGGCGGCGGCGTTGTGTTGGATTTAGGTATATACATGTTACAATTGCTGCAATTCATATACAAGGAACCGCCGACAGATATTATGTGTACCGGGCATTTGAGTAAGACCGGGGTTGACGAATCAATGTCCTGCgcattaaaatacaaagacGGTAGAACGGCTACCATCGCGGCGCATACGAGGGCAGCGCTCGCTAACAGAGCGGAAATAAATGGTACTAAAGGAACCATACAC CTGGACTATTTTTGGTGTCCAACTGTTTTGCACATATCAGCAGCGAATAGTACCGAATGGACGTTGCCGAAGGGCAAATACAAGTTTCATTTCCACAACAGCGCTGGACTTGCTTACCAGATACAAGAATGTTGGGATTGTATTAACAACG gttTGCTCGAGAGTCCGAAGATGAATTTAGACGAGAGTGTACTTTTATCTAAACTCTGTGACACAATGAGAACACAACTGGGAGTGCTTGACTCCTAG
- the LOC133320867 gene encoding uncharacterized protein LOC133320867 — MKLILWRSYTKARNRVILSGSNNNSLCSLCSLFIRGFSEDKSSTEFSDSTILIENGCHVQELPVVVRKMKDLTDLENPQAESPQTNTDSLNYHLIQEEFKQCNNLREVFSLITKCIKITPNIALGAIERINDIENDISHNIFNSQGSHLNFAKGAILEKLLKVVMKTEDTQTILNILKTSSTLMEPYKPRFCDELLLRVIDNKLTIDQICEFYNFLISNNCEHKYSETIDKLWVGLIENEKDINEQNIVQIFSILYGLKVSKKTIVNLLEQKLSELWSKIKIPAMLEVLDIFIVEKYFSMQSYHVLGYWLYANIHALDDDALLDIITKFTRLRYNDNQIEAAVEKFLKLKSSKIKSEVLIIGILNYCMQFKLRNNLILEISSRYFLDNLEAIPSSFLKSFIYTYGYLSYQPKNSDFWPTAEKVLLEKYNKMKIEDLTDIILSFMYCGQYPLKLVQNVFKIENTSKINSTDVLKRLHLIDTSLTLACQEYSGPLLPKDQCFKPVLQDGRIKNIIEKILHHIEILYGDTMTLTTPYLLPNFCSDITYLIDILLQPKNDSGNTFNWKSNMDRSDNIGILIHLPDHYCSDDELIGPQVMKIHQLNIIGIKVIGLKYSMLSKFYTSHNITGLKDYIIANMN; from the coding sequence atgaagttaattttatgGAGATCATACACAAAAGCACGAAATCGTGTTATATTAAGTggatcaaataataattctctTTGTTCACTATGTTCTCTATTTATTAGAGGTTTTTCTGAAGACAAATCAAGTACTGAATTCAGTGATAgtacaatattaattgagaATGGCTGTCATGTGCAGGAACTTCCTGTTGTTGTTCGAAAAATGAAAGATTTAACGGATTTAGAGAACCCTCAAGCAGAATCCCCTCAAACTAACACCGACAGTCTTAATTACCACCTAATACAGGAAGAGTTTAAACAATGCAATAATCTGAGGGAAGTGTTCTCACTGATaacgaaatgtataaaaataactccAAACATTGCATTAGGCGCCATAGAACGTATAAATGACATAGAAAATGATATAAGTCACAATATATTCAACAGTCAAGGCAGTCACTTAAACTTTGCAAAAGGTGCTATTCTGGAGAAACTCCTAAAAGTTGTAATGAAGACTGAAGACACGcagacaatattaaatatccttAAGACTTCATCTACCTTAATGGAACCATACAAACCTAGATTCTGTGATGAATTACTGCTCAGAGTGATAGATAATAAGTTAACCATTGATCAGAtatgtgaattttataattttctcataAGTAATAATTGTGAACATAAATATTCCGAAACTATTGATAAGTTATGGGTGGGTCTGATTGAGAATGAAAAGGATATAAATGAGCAAAAcattgtacaaatattttctattttatacgGTTTAAAAGTAAGCAAGAAAACTATTGTTAATTTGCTGGAACAAAAATTGTCAGAACTATGGAGTAAGATAAAAATACCAGCAATGCTTGAGGTTCTTGACATTTTTatagttgaaaaatatttttcgatgCAGTCCTATCATGTTCTGGGATATTGGTTATATGCTAATATTCATGCGTTAGACGATGATGCATTGTTGGACATAATAACGAAATTCACACGCCTCAGATACAATGACAATCAAATAGAAGCGGCTGTCGAAAAGTTTCTCAAACTCAAatcatctaaaattaaatcggAAGTTCTGATAAttggtatattaaattattgtatgcaATTTAAACTtcgcaataatttaatattagaaataagcAGTCGGTACTTTTTGGATAATTTAGAAGCGATACCATCAAGTTTTTTGAAGTCTTTCATTTATACATATGGATATTTATCATATCAACCGAAAAATTCAGATTTTTGGCCGACAGCAGAGAAGgttttattggaaaaatataataaaatgaaaattgaagATCTCACTGATATCATTTTATCGTTCATGTATTGTGGTCAGTATCCATTGAAATTAGTAcagaatgtatttaaaattgagaATACGTCAAAGATAAACAGCACAGATGTTTTGAAGAGGTTACATTTAATCGATACTTCTTTAACGTTAGCGTGTCAAGAATATTCCGGTCCGTTGTTACCCAAAGATCAATGTTTCAAACCAGTATTGCAAGATGGTCGAATAAAGAATATCATAGAAAAAATTCTGCATCACATTGAGATTTTATACGGAGACACTATGACGTTAACAACACCCTACTTATTACCCAATTTTTGTTctgatataacatatttaattgatattttgctGCAACCTAAAAATGACAGtggaaatacatttaattggaAATCAAATATGGACAGAAGTGACAATATAGGAATATTAATTCATCTGCCAGATCACTATTGTTCTGATGATGAGCTCATTGGACCACAGGTTATGAAAATAcaccaattaaatataattggaaTCAAAGTAATAGGTCTCAAGTATTCTATGCTTAGTAAGTTTTACACATCCCACAATATTACTGGCCTAAAGGATTATATAATAgcaaatatgaattaa
- the LOC133320824 gene encoding uncharacterized protein C05D11.13-like, which yields MKVARLNETFPQAELRRLKQAEREAAQRAAETPEQSQDRRRQHAEYLASQRAAETPEQSQARRQQNAEYLASQRASETPEQSQDRRRQHAEYLASQRAAETPEVHANEVAGKS from the coding sequence ATGAAAGTAGCTAGACTTAACGAGACGTTTCCACAAGCCGAACTGCGAAGGCTTAAACAAGCAGAGCGTGAGGCAGCTCAAAGAGCTGCTGAGACACCAGAGCAGTCCCAAGATAGACGTCGACAGCATGCTGAGTATCTAGCATCTCAACGGGCTGCAGAGACACCCGAACAGTCTCAAGCTCGACGTCAACAGAACGCTGAATATCTGGCATCTCAACGGGCTTCTGAGACACCCGAACAGTCCCAGGATCGACGTCGGCAGCATGCTGAGTATCTAGCATCTCAACGGGCTGCGGAGACACCCGAAGTCCACGcgaacgaagtcgcgggcaaaagctag